One window from the genome of Molothrus ater isolate BHLD 08-10-18 breed brown headed cowbird chromosome 5, BPBGC_Mater_1.1, whole genome shotgun sequence encodes:
- the BBS10 gene encoding LOW QUALITY PROTEIN: Bardet-Biedl syndrome 10 protein (The sequence of the model RefSeq protein was modified relative to this genomic sequence to represent the inferred CDS: deleted 1 base in 1 codon), producing the protein MPTRDGRRLLEALSVEPPAARVMAARACSHRAATGDGAKSFVVLLAAVLGGLRAAGGGAGLRRALRDFEAQVLERAVARGLRRHLRPAPPGSLEPPLEPLLEPYLAGRLGPGERRRLARLCAEMCRRCAPAAATRPQVLRLLGQRFAELHAAVPGLPLASSRVLPGIVLRRDFAAYCPTDGELRALLVTEPLRPALTAPGVEFVVDSEGQYQASLRWIAKRTEALMKHLQSKNVKLLLSSVKQEDVVIYYAKLYGISVVECLSSEEMALITEITGVSPYVPFGDTMDREITETAVVTFCQPLLLVSKRCVHVGFASVCAFQPHCLILCGPVDGVNEQHAAALQEAFTMLQQLFRTVDQRGEWKAEGESQSKASDVYTWHSLATQKQLVIENTCNTNQVSECQLKALSDETEGKVFYPDKSDLLVHNQKSHSIPVFVAHNTDTVTASECLDVGKGLEKTCCHIVPFKQEESCAGIAQDYSNCLIEAGSVLPVGGYFEILLHYYIQDYAKQCQQSEVTIVSNVVADALLSIPEALYQTERDGFTKFYLEAINLLKKNQPLPVNNEGLESVYCKYQLVISVLHCVTELLSIDLVIGIRRPLQKIEDRDSEDDTRNN; encoded by the exons ATGCCGACGCGGGACGGGCGGCGGCTGCTGGAGGCGCTGAGCGTGGAGCCGCCCGCGGCCAG GGTGATGGCGGCCCGCGCCTGCAGCCACCGCGCCGCGACGGGGGACGGCGCCAAGAGCTTCGTGGTGCTGCTGGCGGCCGTGCTGGGCGGGCTGCGGGCggccggcggcggcgccgggctGCGGCGGGCGCTGCGGGACTTCGAGGCGCAAGTGCTGGAGCGGGCGGTGGCGCGGGGGCTGCGGCGGCACCTGCGGCCGGCGCCGCCCGGGTCGCTGGAGCCGCCGCTGGAGCCGCTGCTGGAGCCGTACCTGGCCGGCCGGCTGGGCCCCGGCGAGCGGCGGCGCCTGGCGCGGCTGTGCGCCGAGATGTGCCGGCGCTGCGCCCCGGCCGCCGCCACGCGGCCGCAGGTGCTGCGGCTCCTCGGCCAGCGGTTCGCGGAGCTGCACGCCGCCGTGCCCGGCCTGCCTCTGGCGAGCTCCAGGGTCCTGCCCGGCATCGTCCTCCGCAGGGACTTCGCTGCCTACTGCCCGACGGACGGGGAGCTGCGGGCCCTGCTCGTCACCGAGCCCCTGCGGCCCGCCCTGACGGCCCCGGGTGTGGAGTTTGTTGTAGACTCCGAAGGTCAGTATCAGGCTTCCCTGCGCTGGATCGCTAAGAGGACAGAAGCCTTAATGAAACACTTGCAGAGTAAAAACGTTAAGCTGTTACTGTCCAGTGTGAAGCAAGAAGACGTAGTTATCTACTATGCCAAATTATATGGTATATCTGTGGTAGAGTGCTTATCCTCGGAAGAAATGGCCCTTATCACTGAAATCACTGGTGTCTCCCCTTACGTGCCTTTTGGTGATACCATGGACAGAGAGATAACCGAAACTGCAGTGGTAACGTTTTGCCAGCCCTTGCTCCTCGTCTCCAAGAGATGTGTCCACGTTGGCTTCGCCAGTGTGTGTGccttccagccccactgcctgATCCTGTGTGGGCCGGTCGATGGCGTTAATGAGCAACATGCTGCTGCTCTACAAGAGGCGTTCAcaatgctgcagcagctgtttaGAACAGTTGATCAGAGGGGGGAATGGAAAGCAGAAGGTGAAAGCCAGAGTAAAGCCTCAGATGTTTACACTTGGCATTCTTTAGCTACTCAGAAACAACTGGTAATAGAAAATACTTGTAATACTAACCAGGTTTCTGAATGTCAGCTGAAAGCACTTAGTGACGAAACAGAGGGGAAAGTTTTTTACCCTGATAAAAGTGATCTGCTGGTCCACAATCAAAAG AGCCACAGTATTCCTGTCTTTGTGGCACATAACACTGATACAGTCACTGCGAGTGAGTGCCTGGATGTTGGCAAAGGTCTAGAGAAGACATGTTGCCATATAGTTCCATTTAAACAGGAGGAGAGTTGTGCAGGTATTGCACAGGATTACTCCAACTGCCTCATAGAAGCGGGATCAGTTTTGCCAGTAGGAGGTTACTTTGAAATCCTGTTACATTATTATATTCAGGATTATGCAAAACAGTGTCAGCAGTCAGAGGTAACCATTGTATCTAATGTAGTTGCTGATGCTTTGCTAAGTATTCCCGAGGCCTTGTACCAGACAGAACGAGATGGCTTTACCAAATTCTATCTTGAAGCCATTAATTTACTCAAAAAAAATCAGCCACTACCTGTAAACAATGAAGGCTTAGAGTCAGTATATTGCAAATACCAGTTAGTAATTTCAGTTCTTCATTGTGTTACAGAGCTTCTCTCCATAGACTTAGTAATTGGTATTAGGCGGCCGCTCCAAAAAATTGAGGATCGTGACTCAGAAGATGACActagaaataattaa